The Triticum dicoccoides isolate Atlit2015 ecotype Zavitan chromosome 6A, WEW_v2.0, whole genome shotgun sequence genome has a window encoding:
- the LOC119319410 gene encoding GPI mannosyltransferase 3-like, protein MSHRRRPHAPGPPPPPEEGGGDSSPQSPRIRPWPERRVLALALAFRAVNALLVRTYFNPDEHWQCLEVAHRVAFGYGHLTWEWKRGLRGYLHPLIFAALYKFLAFLHLDTPWFMVMAPRLLQSVFAAFGDLYLYKLSKLIFNEDVAQWTLFSQLVNWFMFFCITRTLSNSLETVLTVAGLYYWFIAIESSKGISVISKQKAASYQSAHSRKVALLIAALACAIRPTSAITWLYVGLLDFIYIKSKCRFLFLEVIPIGAIVLAATTFLDWWMYGSRVIVPLNFLKFNLFSSGGDYYGTHVFHWYFTQGFPSMIWTFLPLSVFGVIKSREWRLSGLIAWVLGVYSILGHKEFRFVLPVLPLALMFSGYFLAAISQFKGKNLHGKRHFSRLQLSVILLIITNVPMALYMSLFHQRGTEDVMFYLSKEAHNGRVKGVLFLMPCHSTPYYSTLHSSLPMRFLDCTPSDNKGTLDESDRFLMNPLDFVGEVFGNLSSFSHIVLFESEERHVIQLLLRDSFQEVRRFFHSHFKIDRDLQSSVVVYTRRDVL, encoded by the exons ATGAGTCACCGCAGGCGACCTCACGCCCCCGGCCCGCCGCCTCCCCCGGAAGAGGGAGGAGGAGATTCCTCTCCGCAGTCGCCGCGGATCCGGCCGTGGCCGGAGCGGCGGGTGCTGGCGCTCGCGCTGGCGTTCCGCGCGGTGAACGCGCTGCTGGTGCGCACCTACTTCAACCCCGACGAGCACTGGCAGTGCCTCGAGGTCGCCCACCGCGTCGCCTTCGG GTACGGCCACCTCACCTGGGAGTGGAAGCGGGGCCTTCGAGGTTACCTCCACCCGCTCATCTTCGCCGCCCTTTACAAGTTTCTGGCGTTTCTCCACCTCGATACCCCGTGGTTCATG GTGATGGCTCCACGGCTTCTACAGTCAGTATTTGCAGCGTTTGGAGATCTATACTTGTATAAACTCTCCAAACTTATTTTCAACGAGGATGTTGCCCAGTGGACA TTATTTTCACAGTTGGTGAACTGGTTCATGTTTTTCTGCATTACACGGACTCTATCAAACAGCTTGGAGACAGTTTTGACTGTGGCTGGACTCTATTATTGGTTTATTGCAATCGAGTCTTCCAAGGGAATTTCAGTTATTTCAAAGCAGAAGGCCGCCAGCTACCAAAGTGCTCATTCAAGAAAAGTGGCACTACTCATAGCAGCCTTGGCCTGCGCCATTCGGCCAACAAGTGCCATAACATGGTTGTATGTTGGTcttttggacttcatttatataaaaTCGAAATGCCGATTTTTGTTTCTTGAGGTCATTCCCATAGG GGCCATTGTCCTTGCAGCAACAACATTCCTTGATTGGTGGATGTATGGTTCCCGGGTCATAGTGCCACTTAATTTTTTGAAATTCAACCTATTTTCTTCAGGAGGAGATTACTATGGAACACACGTCTTCCACTGGTATTTCACCCAAGGTTTTCCATCTATGATTTGGACGTTCTTACCACTTTCAGTTTTTGGGGTCATAAAGTCTCGAGAATGGAGGCTTTCAGGTCTAATTGCCTGGGTATTAGGGGTTTATAGCATACTTGGACACAAAGAGTTCAG GTTTGTTCTTCCAGTGCTACCTTTAGCGTTGATGTTCTCGGGTTACTTCTTAGCTGCAATTTCGCAATTCAAGGGTAAAAATCTGCATGGGAAAAGACACTTTTCAAGGCTGCAACTTTCTGTTATTCTTCTCATCATAACCAATGTTCCAATGGCCTTATATATGTCCCTGTTCCATCAA AGAGGAACTGAAGATGTCATGTTTTATCTATCAAAAGAAGCCCATAATGGAAGAGTTAAGGGTGTCCTCTTTCTCATGCCTTGCCATTCGACGCCTTATTACTCTACCTTACATAGCAGCCTACCTATGCGCTTTTTGGACTGTACTCCCAG TGATAATAAAGGGACCCTGGATGAATCAGACCGTTTCCTCATGAACCCACTTGATTTTGTGGGTGAGGTTTTTGGAAATCTATCTTCCTTCAGTCACATTGTGTTATTTGAATCTGAAGAAAGACATGTTATTCAGTTGCTTCTGCGCGATTCCTTTCAAGAG GTTAGGAGGTTTTTCCATTCCCACTTCAAGATTGACAGAGACCTTCAGTCGTCTGTTGTTGTATATACGCGGAGGGATGTGCTATGA